The Triticum aestivum cultivar Chinese Spring chromosome 7B, IWGSC CS RefSeq v2.1, whole genome shotgun sequence genome window below encodes:
- the LOC123158065 gene encoding LRR receptor-like serine/threonine-protein kinase HSL2, protein MLTRTLWWAKWQKFVAIHGVEVQALTMNSFSSNGLFRCRKRSNYDALSYNELDMVNDLGDDSAMSNINGMYRATYRVQPHDTSRAVVVKKLQNESGTVDASLDDRCQKEVNLLGSICHGNIISLADCIRRDDSILLVYAHGENGSLHQWLHPVAEGGRQRPPLDWPTRRAIAVGIARAVCYLHHGRNNTVVHHNINSTNILLDSDRNPKLAGFDLARISLAGPDQPVPVSELTAGNIFGYTAPEYATVVTAKVDVYSIGVLLLELVTGRVANEAGVDGHLATWAWRHCNRLMENAGYFSDVVDMGIPNRVRYHKEMAAMFRLGVDCTAKDPRERPAMPKVLCRLRNRGR, encoded by the exons ATGCTGACACGAACACTTTGGTGGGCCAAATGGCAGAAGTTTGTTGCTATTCACGGCGTGGAGGTGCAGGCGCTGACGATGAATTCATTCTCGTCCAACGGATTGTTCCGGTGCCGCAAGAGAAGCAATTATGACGCTCTGTCTTACAATGAGCTTGACATGGTCAACGACCTTGGTGACGACAGTGCCATGAGCAACATCAACGGTATGTACAGGGCAACGTACCGAGTTCAGCCGCATGACACATCGAGGGCGGTGGTCGTGAAGAAGCTGCAGAACGAGAGTGGAACCGTGGACGCCAGTCTTGACGACCGATGCCAGAAAGAGGTGAACTTGCTGGGCAGCATTTGCCACGGCAACATCATCAGTCTTGCAGATTGCATTCGAAGGGACGACTCCATCCTGCTCGTGTATGCCCACGGGGAGAACGGCAGCCTCCACCAGTGGCTGCACCCCGTGGCCGAGGGGGGCCGGCAGCGCCCCCCGCTGGACTGGCCGACGAGGCGGGCCATCGCCGTAGGCATCGCCCGAGCGGTCTGCTACCTGCACCACGGACGCAACAACACCGTCGTGCATCACAACATCAACTCCACCAACATCTTGCTAGACAGTGATCGCAACCCCAAGCTCGCGGGTTTTGATCTTGCACGGATCAGCCTTGCCGGGCCTGACCAACCAGTGCCGGTTTCGGAGCTCACCGCCGGCAACATATTCGGGTACACGGCTCCAG AATATGCGACCGTGGTGACCGCGAAGGTCGACGTGTATAGCATCGGCGTGCTGCTACTTGAGCTCGTCACCGGGCGGGTGGCCAACGAAGCGGGTGTGGACGGCCACTTGGCAACCTGGGCATGGAGACATTGCAACCGCCTGATGGAGAACGCTGGATATTTCAGCGACGTCGTTGACATGGGTATCCCGAATCGAGTGCGGTACCACAAGGAAATGGCGGCCATGTTCAGGCTGGGCGTGGATTGCACGGCCAAGGACCCGCGGGAGAGGCCAGCCATGCCCAAGGTCCTCTGCCGCCTCCGCAATCGTGGCCGCTGA